A stretch of DNA from Tsuneonella amylolytica:
ACGATTCGCACGGGAGCGAGCGGCTGGAGCCGCACGCGGCCGGGATGCTGGCAGCGCTGACCCGCGCGACCGACTGGGTATGGATCACCGGCAACCACGATGTCGGCAAGGACGGCCACGCAATGGAGGCCAAGGTCGGCGGCACTCTGGCCGAGGAACTGCATATAGCCGGCCTCGTCCTCCGCCACCGCGCCACTCCGGGCGAGAAGCGTCCCGAACTATCGGGCCACTACCACCCCCGCCTCCACGTAACCGTCCGCGCCCGCAAGATACGCCGGCCCTGCGCGGTGATCAGCCGCGACGGCGACGGGTCGGGCCGGATGATCCTGCCTGCCTACGGCGCGCTCACCGGCGGAATGGATGCGGCGGACCCGGCGATCCTGAAGGCCCTGCAGCCGGCCCGCGCGATCGACGCGGTCGTCCCCGCCGGTGGCAAGCTTGCCACATTTCCCCTGTGGCGTGCAGCCGCCTGAGCGACGCCCCTTTCGCGCGGCCGCATTTCTCCCTAAGTAGCGCGGCACAAGAAACGGCAATTCAGGAGACTGCCCCATAGCCCGTCCCCCCCGGCGCTCGTTACAGCCGCCCGTCAAGAGCGGCCCGCGCTACGATAACATGATCCAGTCGGACAAGGTCCGCGTCATCGACGAGAACGGCGAGAACCTCGGCGTGATGTACACTCGCGAGGCGATCGAACAGGCCGCCGACGTCGGCCTCAACCTCGTCGAGATCTCGCCCAACGCCGATCCGCCGGTCGCCAAGTTCCTCGATGTCGGCAAGCACCGCTACGAGGCGCAGAAGAAGGCGAACCACGCGCGCAAGACGCAGAAGACGCAGGACATCAAAGAGATCAAGATGCGTCCCAACATCGACGATCACGATTACGATGTGAAGATGCGCAGCGTGAACAAGTTCATCGGCGAAGGCGACAAGGTCAAGATGACCCTGCGCTTCCGCGGCCGCGAGATGGCGCACCAGGAACTGGGCGTCGAACTGCTCCGCCGGGTACAGGAAGACGTTACTGAGATCGCCAAGGTCGAGGCGTTTCCCCGCCTCGAAGGTCGCCAGATGGTGATGGTGCTCGCACCCAAGTAAGCGGAACTACCGGGCGACCTGGCCGGTTCAACCGACAGGTCGCCACCGGAGGTCCCCATGTTTCGCAACCCTCGCCTCGCTCTGCTGTCCGGCGCGCTGGCTCTCGCCGCGTGCCAGCAGCAGGCGCAGTCCGCCGGCAATATCGTGGGCGA
This window harbors:
- the pdeM gene encoding ligase-associated DNA damage response endonuclease PdeM, producing the protein MVPLSFAGEEFAITQGRALYWPREQALLVADLHLEKASFFARHGQLLPPYDSRETLERLALAIRETGARRVYTLGDNFHDSHGSERLEPHAAGMLAALTRATDWVWITGNHDVGKDGHAMEAKVGGTLAEELHIAGLVLRHRATPGEKRPELSGHYHPRLHVTVRARKIRRPCAVISRDGDGSGRMILPAYGALTGGMDAADPAILKALQPARAIDAVVPAGGKLATFPLWRAAA
- the infC gene encoding translation initiation factor IF-3; this encodes MIQSDKVRVIDENGENLGVMYTREAIEQAADVGLNLVEISPNADPPVAKFLDVGKHRYEAQKKANHARKTQKTQDIKEIKMRPNIDDHDYDVKMRSVNKFIGEGDKVKMTLRFRGREMAHQELGVELLRRVQEDVTEIAKVEAFPRLEGRQMVMVLAPK